From Variimorphobacter saccharofermentans, one genomic window encodes:
- a CDS encoding amidohydrolase family protein translates to MATFETALRENSISELMLVPKSDIHTHGGKGGRIKYFAEWANTSIKASEQPFEDLNDMQNWFDSNIKVHDNGIGGYLKRVETAFAQAKEDNIVVLALSFSISVIDNLGGIDKFISTLNYYNKTFAPETKYYPELSLSREDDVNGVFDRLNEILSRNWFKSIDICGNELAQPIKNFQKIYRKAQSYGVKLKAHIGEFGTADDVMEAVELLELSEVHHGIAAVKSKEVMRWLSKHKIQLNICPTSNIMLKRATSYYDHPIKELFENGIPVTVNTDDLLIFDSSVSEEYMKLYVNKVLSIEELEVIRQTGLNTYT, encoded by the coding sequence ATGGCAACTTTTGAAACTGCATTAAGAGAAAATTCCATAAGCGAATTAATGCTTGTTCCTAAAAGCGATATACATACACATGGTGGAAAAGGTGGACGGATAAAATACTTTGCTGAATGGGCCAATACCTCTATAAAAGCTTCAGAACAACCTTTTGAAGATTTGAATGACATGCAGAACTGGTTTGATTCAAATATCAAAGTTCATGATAATGGCATAGGGGGATACTTAAAAAGAGTCGAAACAGCGTTTGCACAAGCGAAGGAAGATAATATTGTCGTTTTGGCTTTGAGCTTCAGTATTAGTGTAATTGATAATTTGGGCGGTATTGACAAGTTCATCAGCACATTAAATTATTACAATAAAACCTTTGCACCTGAAACAAAATATTATCCTGAATTGTCTCTTTCACGTGAAGACGACGTGAACGGAGTTTTTGATAGACTTAATGAGATATTAAGCAGAAATTGGTTTAAATCAATAGATATATGTGGAAATGAGCTTGCTCAGCCAATTAAGAATTTTCAGAAAATCTACAGGAAAGCTCAAAGTTATGGTGTTAAATTAAAAGCTCATATCGGAGAATTTGGTACGGCAGATGATGTTATGGAAGCTGTTGAATTACTAGAGCTTTCAGAAGTCCATCATGGGATTGCGGCTGTAAAATCGAAGGAAGTAATGAGATGGTTAAGTAAACATAAAATACAGCTCAATATTTGCCCTACCAGTAATATTATGTTAAAGAGAGCAACTTCTTATTATGATCATCCAATAAAAGAATTGTTTGAAAATGGAATACCTGTGACAGTGAATACGGATGATTTGCTTATCTTTGATAGTTCAGTGTCGGAAGAATATATGAAGTTATACGTAAATAAGGTGCTTTCAATTGAAGAGTTGGAAGTAATAAGGCAAACCGGATTAAATACTTATACATAA